Proteins found in one Allorhizobium pseudoryzae genomic segment:
- a CDS encoding multidrug effflux MFS transporter, which yields MSEARTTFLGALLTTLGPISMAIYTPAMPELVRAFGTTEAAIKLSLSLFFGGFALAQLVAGPLSDALGRKAATLIFLAIYLAGSLLAAVAPSVEFILAARLIQGIGASVGVVVGRAIVRDLYVGTDAARILNTIGIFLAIGPAMGPTLGGLTLATFSWHAVFVLMIAFGIAAGLCTVFLLRETVTPDLARLQPARLVQNYLHVARNRQFLAAAVILSGTIGALYTQATMLSFVLINRVGLTPTQFGIGMLMQSGFYLLGSITLKLVVQRLGGARCALIGITLCGIGGTLMALSVALVPPFFLSIMGPVAICTFGLALLTPYIVTLSLAPFAHVAGSASALSGFLQMGSGFVGGIAAALIGDPLTAFGIIIPTMELCAVAGFLWLRHLTRHA from the coding sequence ATGAGCGAGGCAAGGACGACCTTTCTCGGCGCCCTTCTGACGACGCTCGGCCCCATTTCGATGGCGATCTACACACCGGCCATGCCGGAACTCGTGCGCGCCTTCGGCACGACGGAAGCCGCTATCAAGCTCAGCCTGTCGCTGTTCTTCGGCGGCTTTGCGCTGGCCCAGCTCGTGGCCGGTCCGCTCTCGGATGCGCTCGGCCGCAAGGCCGCGACGCTGATCTTCCTTGCCATCTATCTGGCCGGCTCATTGCTTGCAGCGGTTGCTCCCTCGGTGGAATTCATCCTGGCGGCGCGCCTCATCCAGGGTATCGGCGCCTCCGTCGGCGTCGTCGTCGGTCGCGCGATCGTGCGCGACCTCTATGTCGGCACCGACGCCGCGCGCATCCTCAACACGATCGGTATCTTTCTGGCGATCGGCCCGGCCATGGGCCCGACACTGGGCGGCCTGACGCTCGCCACCTTCAGCTGGCACGCGGTGTTCGTGCTGATGATTGCCTTCGGCATCGCCGCGGGTCTCTGCACGGTCTTCCTGCTGCGCGAAACCGTGACCCCGGACCTTGCCCGCCTGCAGCCGGCCCGGCTGGTGCAGAACTATCTCCACGTCGCGCGCAACCGGCAATTCCTGGCGGCGGCGGTGATCCTCAGCGGCACGATCGGCGCGCTCTATACGCAGGCCACCATGCTCTCCTTCGTGCTGATCAACCGGGTGGGGCTGACGCCCACGCAGTTCGGCATCGGCATGCTGATGCAATCCGGCTTCTACCTGCTGGGCTCAATTACCCTGAAACTTGTCGTCCAGCGGCTGGGTGGGGCGCGCTGTGCGTTGATCGGCATCACGCTCTGCGGCATCGGCGGCACGCTGATGGCGCTGTCGGTGGCACTGGTGCCGCCCTTCTTCCTGTCCATCATGGGGCCGGTGGCGATCTGCACCTTCGGCCTTGCCCTTTTGACCCCCTATATCGTGACGCTGAGCCTTGCGCCCTTTGCGCATGTCGCGGGCTCCGCTTCGGCCCTCAGCGGCTTTCTGCAGATGGGCTCGGGTTTTGTCGGCGGTATTGCCGCCGCATTGATCGGTGATCCGCTCACCGCCTTCGGCATCATCATCCCGACCATGGAACTTTGCGCGGTGGCGGGTTTTCTCTGGCTGCGCCACCTCACCCGCCACGCATGA
- a CDS encoding argininosuccinate synthase translates to MALPKDVKKVVLAYSGGLDTSIILKWLQTELGAEVVTFTADLGQGEELEPARKKAEMLGIKEIFIEDVREEFVRDFVFPMFRANAVYEGVYLLGTSIARPLISKHLIEIAKKTGADAIAHGATGKGNDQVRFELSAYALNPDIKIIAPWRDWSFKSRTDLLNFAEQHQIPVAKDKKGEAPFSVDANLLHSSSEGKVLEDPAQEAPEYVHMRTISPEAAPDKATVIKVGFRKGDACSINGVEMSPATLLAELNNYGRDNGIGRLDLVENRFVGMKSRGVYETPGGTILLAAHRAIESITLDRGAAHLKDELMPRYAELIYYGFWFSPEREMLQALIDKSQEHVEGEVTLKLYKGNVMVTGRESAKSLYSDKLVTFEDDQGAYDQKDAAGFIKLNALRLRTLAKRNLGK, encoded by the coding sequence ATGGCACTCCCCAAAGACGTGAAGAAAGTCGTCCTCGCCTATTCCGGCGGTCTCGACACCTCGATCATCCTGAAATGGCTCCAGACCGAACTTGGCGCTGAAGTCGTCACCTTCACCGCCGATCTCGGCCAGGGCGAAGAGCTCGAGCCGGCCCGCAAGAAGGCCGAGATGCTTGGCATCAAGGAGATCTTCATCGAGGACGTGCGCGAGGAATTCGTGCGCGATTTCGTCTTCCCGATGTTCCGCGCCAATGCCGTCTATGAAGGTGTCTACCTGCTCGGCACGTCGATTGCCCGTCCGCTGATCTCCAAGCACCTGATCGAGATTGCCAAGAAGACCGGCGCCGATGCGATTGCCCATGGCGCCACCGGCAAGGGCAATGACCAGGTCCGCTTCGAGCTGTCGGCCTATGCGCTGAACCCGGACATCAAGATCATCGCCCCCTGGCGCGACTGGTCGTTCAAGAGCCGTACCGATCTTTTGAACTTCGCCGAACAGCACCAGATCCCGGTGGCGAAGGACAAGAAGGGCGAGGCGCCGTTCTCCGTCGATGCCAACCTTCTGCACTCCTCCTCCGAAGGCAAGGTGCTGGAAGATCCGGCGCAGGAAGCGCCGGAATACGTGCACATGCGCACGATTTCGCCGGAAGCCGCACCGGACAAGGCGACCGTCATCAAGGTCGGCTTCCGCAAGGGTGACGCCTGCTCGATCAACGGCGTCGAGATGAGCCCGGCGACGCTGCTCGCCGAACTCAACAATTACGGCCGCGACAATGGCATCGGTCGTCTCGATCTCGTCGAAAACCGCTTCGTCGGCATGAAGAGCCGCGGCGTGTACGAGACCCCCGGCGGCACCATCCTGCTCGCCGCCCACCGCGCGATCGAGTCGATCACGCTCGACCGTGGCGCCGCCCATCTCAAGGATGAGCTGATGCCGCGTTATGCGGAGCTCATCTATTACGGCTTCTGGTTCTCGCCGGAGCGCGAAATGCTGCAGGCTCTCATCGACAAGAGCCAGGAGCATGTGGAAGGCGAAGTGACGCTGAAGCTCTACAAGGGCAATGTCATGGTCACCGGCCGTGAGTCGGCGAAGTCGCTCTATTCCGACAAGCTGGTGACTTTCGAAGACGACCAGGGCGCCTATGACCAGAAGGATGCCGCCGGTTTCATCAAGCTGAACGCCCTTCGCCTGCGCACGCTCGCGAAGCGCAATCTCGGCAAGTAA
- a CDS encoding type II toxin-antitoxin system RelE/ParE family toxin: MKNLIISPRAGDDIDEIYDYTEARWGQDQAEDYTFGIRQALQEVCRGTRNGKSINHIRKGAMSLSFRSHYLIYQEKAASIILIRILHQRMNIGRHL, encoded by the coding sequence ATGAAGAACCTCATCATTTCGCCGCGCGCTGGCGACGATATAGATGAAATCTACGACTACACCGAGGCGCGTTGGGGACAGGATCAGGCGGAAGATTATACCTTCGGTATTCGACAGGCATTGCAGGAGGTTTGCCGAGGGACGAGAAACGGAAAGTCCATCAATCACATCCGCAAGGGTGCCATGTCGCTGTCCTTTCGCTCCCATTACCTGATTTACCAAGAAAAGGCAGCATCGATCATTCTCATCCGCATCCTTCACCAACGCATGAACATTGGCCGACATCTGTGA
- a CDS encoding type II toxin-antitoxin system ParD family antitoxin, producing MGKIATITVEGELAEFMEHKVSVGDYASEAEVVEAALELLRDQDGLLAIRAAIEEGEASGEPQPFDFDAFIERKRARNASR from the coding sequence ATGGGCAAGATTGCAACAATCACCGTTGAGGGCGAGCTGGCCGAGTTCATGGAGCACAAGGTGAGCGTCGGGGACTACGCATCGGAAGCCGAGGTTGTCGAGGCAGCCCTCGAACTGCTGCGCGACCAAGATGGATTGCTGGCCATCCGCGCGGCCATCGAGGAGGGCGAGGCGTCGGGCGAGCCGCAGCCGTTTGATTTCGATGCCTTCATTGAGCGGAAGCGTGCACGAAATGCATCGCGATGA
- a CDS encoding SDR family NAD(P)-dependent oxidoreductase: MIHQHPALQQGHVAVVTGAASGIGLAAAKAFARLGLCVVLVDLEGDKLAEACREVAALSAGGEADVVAIGTDVAKLDEVEALERAVIQRFGRVHVLMNNAGIQPGSSLFGPQANWDNVLAVNLMGVIHGTRAFGPGMIAHNDPALIINTGSKQGITTPPGDPAYNVAKAGVKAFTEALEHELRNIEGGHISAHLLIPGFVYTGLTANGRTEKPAGAWTPEQTVDFMLDSLTRGDFYILCPDNDVDRKTDERRMAWAIGDIIENRPPLSRWHKDHAEAAKTFISQRD; the protein is encoded by the coding sequence ATGATCCATCAGCATCCCGCCCTGCAACAGGGTCACGTGGCCGTCGTCACCGGCGCCGCCTCCGGCATCGGCCTTGCCGCCGCCAAGGCCTTTGCCAGGCTCGGCCTCTGTGTCGTGCTCGTTGATCTGGAGGGTGACAAACTGGCAGAGGCCTGCCGCGAGGTTGCAGCCCTGTCTGCCGGCGGCGAGGCGGATGTGGTGGCGATCGGTACCGATGTCGCAAAGCTGGACGAGGTGGAGGCCCTGGAACGTGCGGTGATCCAGCGTTTCGGGCGGGTGCATGTGCTGATGAACAATGCCGGCATCCAGCCCGGCAGTTCGCTGTTCGGCCCGCAGGCCAACTGGGACAACGTGCTGGCCGTCAACCTGATGGGCGTGATCCACGGCACGCGCGCTTTCGGTCCCGGCATGATCGCCCACAACGATCCTGCACTGATCATCAATACCGGCTCCAAGCAGGGCATCACCACGCCCCCCGGCGATCCGGCCTACAACGTCGCCAAGGCGGGCGTGAAAGCCTTTACGGAGGCGCTGGAGCACGAGTTGCGCAACATCGAGGGCGGCCATATCTCGGCGCATCTGCTGATTCCGGGCTTCGTCTATACCGGGCTCACCGCCAACGGCCGCACCGAAAAGCCGGCAGGCGCCTGGACGCCGGAACAGACGGTGGACTTCATGCTGGACAGCCTGACGCGCGGCGATTTCTACATCCTCTGCCCGGACAATGACGTGGACCGCAAGACGGACGAGCGCCGCATGGCCTGGGCGATCGGCGACATCATCGAAAACCGCCCGCCGCTGTCACGCTGGCACAAGGATCATGCCGAGGCGGCCAAGACTTTCATCAGCCAAAGAGACTGA
- a CDS encoding LysE family translocator, giving the protein MDFLPNLPTLVTFTGMCLLLAITPGPDMTLSISRALSQGSKRALYVVLGTTIGIMIHTLLVAFGVSALITASPTAFFLLKTGGAAYLLWLAIQAVRYGSNLKVEAVEGPKSSAWSNISTGLWVNLLNPKVIIFFMTFLPQFVTAGDPAVTQKLIFLGFFFIFVGSPVNVVVILAADKLAKWLQANPKILRGIDYTFAGVFSVFAVKIFMTQAR; this is encoded by the coding sequence ATGGATTTTCTGCCGAACCTGCCGACCCTCGTCACTTTCACGGGCATGTGCCTGCTTCTGGCGATTACGCCGGGGCCGGATATGACCCTGTCGATCAGCCGCGCGCTGTCGCAGGGGAGCAAGCGGGCGCTTTACGTCGTGCTCGGCACGACGATCGGCATCATGATCCATACGCTTCTGGTGGCGTTCGGCGTCTCGGCCCTGATCACCGCCTCGCCGACCGCTTTCTTCCTGCTGAAGACCGGTGGCGCCGCCTATCTGCTGTGGCTTGCCATCCAGGCGGTGCGCTACGGCTCGAACCTCAAGGTGGAAGCCGTCGAGGGACCGAAGTCCTCCGCCTGGAGCAACATTTCCACCGGTCTCTGGGTCAACCTGCTGAACCCCAAGGTGATCATCTTCTTCATGACCTTCCTGCCGCAGTTCGTCACGGCGGGCGATCCGGCGGTGACCCAGAAGCTGATCTTCCTCGGCTTCTTCTTCATCTTCGTCGGCAGCCCGGTCAATGTGGTGGTCATCCTCGCGGCAGACAAACTGGCCAAATGGCTGCAGGCCAACCCGAAAATCCTACGCGGCATCGATTACACCTTTGCCGGCGTCTTTTCCGTCTTTGCCGTGAAGATCTTCATGACCCAGGCGCGCTGA
- the tenA gene encoding thiaminase II — protein sequence MPTPFETLKQAHAADWQAYVEHRYVRELAMGSLPQEAFQHYLKQDYLFLIQFARAWGLAVYKSRNLADLRQSLDSLKAIVDIELGLHIGYCAEWGISEMDLAELAESKATLAYTRYVLDAGMSGDLLDLHVALAPCIIGYGEIATWIRQQPFTLREDNPYADWIAMYAGEEYQELVSAELRWLNDRLAKVDDGRLKQLSVVFRDATRLEADFWQMGLDLS from the coding sequence ATGCCGACGCCCTTCGAGACGCTGAAGCAGGCGCATGCGGCGGACTGGCAAGCCTATGTCGAGCATCGCTACGTGCGGGAGCTTGCGATGGGGTCTCTGCCGCAAGAGGCGTTTCAGCATTACCTGAAGCAGGATTACCTGTTCCTGATCCAGTTCGCCCGCGCCTGGGGGCTCGCGGTCTACAAGAGCCGCAACCTTGCGGACCTCCGTCAAAGCCTCGACAGCCTGAAGGCCATCGTCGATATCGAACTTGGCCTGCATATCGGCTACTGCGCTGAGTGGGGGATTTCCGAGATGGATCTGGCCGAGCTTGCCGAATCCAAGGCGACGCTTGCCTATACCCGCTATGTGCTCGATGCCGGTATGAGCGGCGATCTCCTCGACCTGCATGTGGCACTTGCGCCCTGCATCATCGGTTATGGCGAGATCGCGACCTGGATCCGGCAGCAGCCGTTTACGCTGCGCGAGGACAATCCCTATGCCGACTGGATCGCAATGTATGCCGGCGAGGAGTATCAGGAACTGGTGTCTGCCGAACTGCGCTGGCTGAACGACAGGCTGGCAAAGGTCGATGACGGGCGGCTCAAGCAGTTGTCCGTGGTGTTTCGTGATGCCACGCGGCTTGAGGCCGACTTCTGGCAGATGGGCCTCGACCTCAGCTGA
- the rlmN gene encoding 23S rRNA (adenine(2503)-C(2))-methyltransferase RlmN, which yields MSVSQVAAPAPTVKPPLVPQPDLMSGKPSLIGLTREQMGKALIEKGVPEKQVRMRVSQLWHWLYIRGVSDFDAMTNVAKDMREMLKQHFTIARPEIVEEQVSNDGTRKWLLRFPPRGAGRPVEVETVYIPEEGRGTLCISSQVGCSLTCSFCHTGTQRLVRNLTAEEILSQLLLARDRLGDFPGTDTPPGAFVPTGERKVTNIVMMGMGEPLYNFDNVKDALLIATDGDGLSLSKRRVTLSTSGVVPEIFRTGDEIGVMLAISLHAVRDELRDMLVPINKKYPLKELIDACRNYPGLSNARRITFEYVMLKDVNDSLEDAKELVKLLKGVPAKINLIPFNPWPGTNYQCSDWATIEKFADFINQAGYASPIRTPRGRDILAACGQLKSESERMRKTERLAFEAMMIAGHGEDD from the coding sequence ATGTCCGTATCGCAAGTTGCCGCACCGGCCCCCACCGTCAAGCCGCCGCTCGTGCCGCAGCCGGATCTCATGTCCGGCAAGCCCTCGCTGATCGGCCTGACCCGCGAACAGATGGGCAAGGCGCTGATCGAGAAGGGCGTGCCGGAAAAGCAGGTGCGCATGCGCGTCAGCCAGCTCTGGCACTGGCTTTATATTCGCGGCGTGTCCGATTTCGATGCCATGACCAATGTGGCGAAGGACATGCGCGAGATGCTGAAGCAGCATTTCACCATCGCGCGTCCGGAAATCGTCGAGGAACAGGTGTCCAACGACGGCACCCGAAAATGGCTGCTGCGCTTTCCGCCGCGCGGCGCCGGCCGCCCGGTCGAGGTGGAAACCGTCTACATTCCCGAAGAAGGCCGTGGCACGCTGTGCATTTCGAGCCAGGTCGGCTGTTCGCTCACCTGCTCCTTCTGCCACACGGGCACGCAGCGCCTGGTGCGCAACCTGACGGCGGAGGAAATCCTCAGCCAGCTGCTTCTGGCGCGCGATCGTCTGGGTGATTTCCCGGGCACGGATACGCCGCCCGGTGCCTTCGTGCCGACCGGTGAGCGCAAGGTCACGAACATCGTCATGATGGGCATGGGTGAGCCGCTCTACAATTTTGACAATGTGAAGGATGCGCTGCTGATCGCGACCGACGGCGATGGCCTGTCGCTGTCGAAGCGACGCGTGACGCTCTCTACCTCCGGCGTGGTGCCGGAAATCTTCCGAACCGGTGACGAGATCGGCGTCATGCTGGCGATTTCGCTGCATGCTGTACGCGATGAGCTGCGCGACATGCTGGTGCCGATCAACAAGAAATATCCGCTGAAGGAGCTGATCGACGCCTGCCGGAATTATCCGGGCCTCTCGAATGCCCGTCGTATCACCTTCGAATATGTGATGCTGAAGGATGTTAACGACAGCCTGGAGGATGCCAAGGAACTGGTGAAGCTTCTGAAGGGTGTTCCCGCCAAGATCAACCTCATTCCGTTCAACCCCTGGCCGGGCACCAATTACCAGTGTTCGGACTGGGCGACGATCGAGAAGTTCGCCGATTTCATCAACCAGGCTGGTTATGCCTCGCCGATCCGCACGCCGCGCGGTCGCGACATTCTCGCCGCCTGCGGCCAGCTGAAGTCGGAATCGGAACGCATGCGCAAGACCGAGCGGCTCGCCTTCGAAGCGATGATGATCGCCGGCCACGGCGAGGACGATTGA
- a CDS encoding invasion associated locus B family protein, with protein sequence MFVRQIAIASTLLLASVAVASAQAPNRIGTFQNWGAYSYKSGNSTVCYVLSIPTAKEPASVDHGDIFFMVSQRPGQNISYEPQVMVGYPLKPDSKVNVTIDKKNFVMFVKDKAAWVENAAEEPALVAAMKGGKSMTVKAVSVRGTNTSYTYSLSGIAAALKQIETCK encoded by the coding sequence ATGTTTGTAAGACAGATCGCCATCGCGTCGACCCTTCTGCTCGCATCCGTTGCAGTGGCTTCGGCTCAGGCGCCGAACAGAATTGGGACCTTCCAGAACTGGGGCGCCTATTCCTACAAGTCCGGCAACAGTACGGTATGCTACGTCCTTTCGATCCCGACGGCCAAGGAGCCGGCGAGTGTCGATCACGGGGACATCTTCTTCATGGTTTCCCAGCGCCCCGGCCAGAACATTTCCTATGAGCCGCAGGTGATGGTGGGATATCCGCTGAAGCCGGATTCGAAGGTGAACGTCACCATCGACAAGAAGAACTTCGTCATGTTCGTCAAGGACAAGGCGGCCTGGGTGGAAAATGCGGCCGAAGAGCCTGCTCTGGTTGCCGCGATGAAGGGCGGCAAGTCGATGACCGTCAAGGCCGTTTCGGTGCGTGGCACCAACACCAGCTACACCTATTCGCTCTCCGGCATTGCCGCAGCGCTGAAGCAGATCGAAACCTGCAAGTAA
- a CDS encoding YkvA family protein, which yields MDDVKIGEILLPGDEETQERQERQVRSKFWPTMKRAVRYIPFSRDLAAAYFCAMDPQTPTRVRGVLFAALGYFVLPLDFLPDIFAVVGFTDDIAVLMAAFRMIQSHIKDSHYQSADEALSNEGVTDSKPDPAAAPAGR from the coding sequence ATGGACGACGTCAAGATCGGTGAGATCCTTTTGCCCGGGGACGAAGAGACCCAGGAGCGGCAGGAACGCCAGGTTCGGTCGAAATTCTGGCCGACGATGAAGCGCGCGGTCCGCTACATCCCCTTTAGCCGCGACCTTGCGGCGGCTTATTTCTGCGCGATGGACCCTCAGACCCCGACCCGGGTTCGTGGCGTGCTTTTTGCGGCGCTCGGCTATTTCGTCCTGCCGTTGGATTTCCTGCCGGACATCTTTGCCGTCGTCGGGTTTACCGATGACATTGCCGTGCTGATGGCCGCCTTCCGCATGATCCAGTCGCATATCAAGGACAGCCACTACCAGTCCGCCGACGAGGCGCTTTCGAATGAAGGCGTAACGGACAGCAAGCCCGATCCAGCCGCGGCTCCCGCCGGGCGGTGA
- a CDS encoding 4a-hydroxytetrahydrobiopterin dehydratase — translation MRDARLDSGAISAKLSGLDGWALGDDGISISRTFRFADFVEAFGFMTRCALVAEKLDHHPEWRNVYSRVEVRLTTHDSGGLTDRDFTLAAAMDKAAVRVD, via the coding sequence ATGCGCGACGCACGACTGGACTCCGGCGCGATTTCGGCAAAGCTCTCGGGGCTCGATGGCTGGGCTCTGGGCGATGACGGGATTTCCATCAGCCGGACGTTCCGGTTTGCTGATTTTGTCGAAGCCTTCGGTTTCATGACCCGCTGTGCGCTGGTCGCCGAAAAACTCGATCATCATCCGGAATGGCGGAATGTCTATTCCAGGGTGGAGGTGCGGTTGACCACCCATGACAGCGGCGGCCTGACGGATCGCGATTTCACGCTGGCGGCGGCCATGGACAAGGCGGCCGTGCGCGTGGATTGA
- the thpR gene encoding RNA 2',3'-cyclic phosphodiesterase: MPRLFTALEVPRNAAMSLSLLRGGLPGARWIDVENYHITLRFIGDVDGRTADEIVTRLDRIDREEFQISLNGIGSFGSKKPHSVWAGVSPSAELTALQGEIERICQRIGLPPDPRKFMPHVTLARLRSARVEDVVHYLAGRGNFHTLPFNVGRFVLMSSKESVGGGPYLTEEVFPLQENWSGYAASDTVVEKSLY; this comes from the coding sequence ATGCCGAGACTTTTCACCGCCCTCGAAGTCCCGCGTAATGCCGCCATGAGCCTTTCCCTGCTGCGTGGTGGTTTGCCTGGTGCACGCTGGATCGATGTCGAGAACTACCACATCACATTGCGCTTTATCGGCGATGTCGACGGTCGCACGGCCGACGAGATCGTCACCCGCCTCGACCGGATCGATCGGGAGGAATTCCAGATCAGCCTCAACGGCATCGGCTCCTTCGGATCGAAGAAACCCCATTCCGTCTGGGCGGGCGTTTCGCCTTCGGCAGAACTCACGGCCCTTCAGGGCGAGATCGAGCGGATCTGCCAGCGGATCGGACTTCCCCCCGACCCCCGCAAGTTCATGCCGCATGTGACGCTCGCGCGCCTTCGCTCCGCACGGGTGGAGGACGTCGTCCACTATCTGGCCGGTCGCGGCAATTTCCACACCCTTCCCTTCAATGTCGGCCGGTTCGTGTTGATGTCCTCAAAGGAATCGGTGGGCGGCGGTCCCTACCTGACGGAGGAGGTGTTTCCCCTGCAGGAAAACTGGTCCGGCTATGCCGCCAGCGATACCGTTGTGGAAAAATCCCTCTATTGA
- a CDS encoding arylesterase, translated as MKFKAAVYHVIVITGLFFGAAFGAQAQTLQLVGFGDSLMAGYQLAPAESYTAQLETALKAKGYDVAITNAGVSGDTTSGGLSRIDWSVPDGTNGVILELGANDALRGVLPEQTEKNLDAMLSRLKERNIPVLLVGMMAPPNMGGDYGQRFNAIFPKLAAKYDVPLYPFFLDGVVTHQDLQLEDRMHPNEQGVAVMVEKSLPAVEAFVKSLSATK; from the coding sequence ATGAAATTCAAAGCAGCCGTGTATCACGTGATTGTCATCACCGGATTGTTCTTCGGTGCGGCATTCGGCGCCCAGGCGCAAACGCTGCAGCTGGTCGGGTTCGGCGATAGCCTGATGGCCGGTTACCAGCTGGCACCGGCGGAATCCTATACCGCCCAGCTTGAGACGGCGCTGAAGGCGAAGGGGTACGACGTGGCGATCACGAATGCGGGTGTGTCCGGGGATACGACCTCCGGTGGTCTGTCGCGTATCGACTGGTCGGTGCCGGATGGGACGAATGGCGTCATCCTCGAACTGGGCGCCAATGATGCGCTGCGCGGCGTCTTGCCGGAGCAGACCGAAAAGAACCTCGACGCCATGCTGTCCCGGTTGAAGGAGCGCAACATCCCGGTCCTGCTGGTGGGCATGATGGCGCCGCCGAACATGGGGGGCGATTACGGGCAGCGCTTCAATGCGATCTTCCCAAAGCTTGCCGCTAAGTATGATGTGCCGCTCTATCCGTTCTTTCTCGATGGCGTGGTGACGCATCAGGATCTGCAGCTTGAGGACCGGATGCACCCGAATGAACAGGGCGTGGCGGTGATGGTGGAAAAGTCGCTTCCGGCGGTGGAGGCCTTCGTCAAATCGCTCTCTGCGACCAAATGA
- a CDS encoding ABC transporter ATP-binding protein, protein MTKTIIELKKADLTLGSAAASVHVLKGIDLQIGEAEAVGIVGPSGSGKSTLLMVLAGLERLDSGEITILGTPLHALGEDALADFRGRNIGIVFQSFHLIANMTALENVAVPLELANVKNAFDIARKELTAVGLGERLSHYPGQLSGGEQQRVAIARALAPSPAVLIADEPTGNLDTETGRQIADLLFAKQKERGMTLLLVTHDNGLAARCSRQIRVRSGEIADDSAAKTSPKAALA, encoded by the coding sequence GTGACTAAAACCATCATCGAGCTGAAGAAGGCCGATCTGACGCTTGGAAGCGCCGCCGCTTCCGTCCATGTGCTCAAGGGAATTGATCTTCAGATCGGTGAGGCAGAGGCGGTCGGGATCGTCGGCCCATCGGGATCCGGCAAATCGACGCTTCTGATGGTGCTGGCCGGGCTGGAACGCCTCGACAGCGGCGAGATCACCATTCTCGGCACCCCGCTGCATGCGCTCGGCGAAGATGCGCTGGCCGATTTCCGCGGCCGCAACATCGGCATCGTCTTCCAGTCCTTCCACCTGATTGCCAACATGACGGCGCTGGAAAACGTCGCCGTGCCGCTGGAGCTTGCCAATGTCAAAAATGCTTTCGACATCGCCCGCAAGGAACTGACGGCCGTCGGCCTCGGCGAGCGGTTGAGCCACTATCCGGGACAGTTGTCGGGCGGCGAGCAGCAGCGCGTGGCGATTGCCCGCGCGCTTGCCCCTTCGCCGGCCGTGCTGATTGCCGACGAACCGACCGGCAACCTCGACACCGAAACGGGCCGGCAGATCGCCGATCTGCTGTTTGCCAAGCAGAAGGAGCGCGGCATGACGCTGCTGCTCGTCACGCATGACAACGGGCTGGCGGCGCGCTGCTCCCGCCAGATCCGCGTGCGCTCCGGCGAGATTGCCGATGACAGCGCGGCAAAAACGTCGCCAAAGGCGGCGCTGGCATGA